TATTCATCTCAATTCCGGCCTTGGGTGAACATTCGGCCTGAAGTAAGCGTAAGGATTCATTCATAAGTTGTGCGTTCATAAGCTTCACCCCTTGGAATCGGTTCTGTAGTCTTCATAACCTTAGAAATAAGGAGAGTAATGTACAATGACTGTACATTACTCTAATTTGTTTATCTGGTCGTTGGTGATATGATTCTCAATTGAAAGGTATCTTCACCTACGGCACTCATTCACGGCTTAATCTGTAAAGAGGTACCAACGCCGCACTAACGGTATTTTCTTCCACTGTTTCTTGAGCCAAGGAAGTACATAGTAGTCAAGACCAAATACGCTTCCTGAGCCGCCGATTGTAGCAATTGCAGCTGTTACAAACCAGAGCATTTCGTAAGGAGCCATACCAGATGTCCAGATCATGACGCCCATACCAACCGTTGCAATGGATGCGATGGCTGTGAACAGACCAAGAATGAGGAGAATACCAAATGTAATCTCTGCAAGCACCATACCGGTTTGGAATACTTGAGCTAGGATAGTATAGCTACCGTCCGCATGATAGAAGAATATGTCCATAAATGTATTCATCAGACTCGTAATGAATCCAGGAACAGGTAAGGCTGTCAACGTCTCTCCTGTTGAGGCAACAGCAGAAGCTGCAGTCTGTGCATCCACCGCTTGCGCAACATTACTTACTGCTTCACTTGCTGCAGAAGTGGCATCTGCCAAAGGAGAAGCAGGGATCAAGAATATCCTAGATGGTTCTTCTATAATTTTACCGAGTTTCTCCCAGCCCTCATGGAGCCACATCCAACCTAAGTAGATCCGAAGAGGGACAAGCCAGAAATTTGGAGAACGTTTCGAGAAATGGCCTCCTAGAAAGCTTCTACGGTTCTCAACATGGAAAAATTCATGCATCATATAAGTCCATACTTTATTAAAACCAGCAACCATGGATAGATAGAACATATTGATGAAGTGCTTAGATAATAGTGCCATAAATCCAGTGAGCATAAACATTTTGCTAGGGAGCCCTACATTAGCAACGCCATAGCGACTACCAATAGATACCATGGTGCCATGGAAAGTAGGCTTGTAGGATTTCTTATCCTTGCCAGTCACATCAGAATGAATGTTATGTGCAATGATTGGAGCAGCAGCTTCAGCATTCTCGACCATTTGTGGAACCGGGCGAGTCTCACCTTCAGGAATGTAAAATATATTGTCTCCGACAACATAGACATTCTCGTGATCTAAGCTTTGGAGCTTGTCGTTTGTAACAATACGTTTCCGACCTTCTTGTTTCACATCTAATGTACCAACAAGATCAGATCCTTCTACACCAGCAGTCCATATAATCGTATTGGCTGCGACTTCTTGATCACCCAGCTTAACGGCTGTCGGTTCAACACCTGTAATTTTGGCGCTCGTAATAATCTCTACGCCCATCTTACGGAGATGTTTCTCAGATTTAGCAATGAGCTTATCTGGGAGAATCGGCAGAATCTTAGGAGCCATATCGGCTACAACCAGACGAACATCCTTAGGTTCAATGTAGAATTCTTTGCAAAGCTCGTCGCGGAACTCAGCCATTTCACCCACGAGCTCAACACCCGTGAATCCAGCACCTACAACAACAAAGGATAATTTCGTCTTGCGTATGATTGGATCTGATTCCTTGGATGCTTCACTGAACATATTGCGAATCTGTTGTTTCAAGCGAACGGCATCGTCGAAAGACCACAGTGAAAAGGTATTCTCCTCGGCACCTGGAATTCCGAAGAAAGTAGGTTTACTACCTGTACCAATGACTAAGTAATCATATGCGTAAGTTGCCTTATCAGACTTCAGTTTTTTGCTTTTGAAATCGATATTTTGAATGTCGTCAAGGACAACATCCACCTTTTGATTCGCGAAAATCTTCTTGAGATCAACCTTGACGGCATCTTCAGGTGTGCGGTTAGCAGCAACCTCATGTAGTTCAGTTAACAAAGTATGATAAGGGTTACGATCGATCAGTTGGATTGCGATATCGTCATTTTTTTTGAATTTGCTGGCAAGCTTTTTGGCGGTAAGAACACCACCGTAGCCTCCGCCCAAAACGACTATTTTTTTCACTAGAAGTTCACCTCGTTTATGTCGGAAATATGATTACTTCGCACCTTCAAGTGCTTTTTCAGATAGGGTTACGAAATCCGCAACATGGATGGTAACGCCTGTAATCGCATCTGTCTTGCCTTCGGCATTGACAGCTAAAGCTGCTGGATCTTGTTTCTCTATAAGAAAGGCTTCTGCTGCCTGAGCTTCTTCGTGCCATTCACTGGCAGATCCACCTTTTTCCTTCATTCCATATTTACCTTCGATAGAGTAGGCCTGTTTGTCATCACCAGCTTCATTTACACCACTGTAAAAAGCATAAATAATTTTGCCATTAGCAACTGTCAGGTCAACTGTTGATTTCCAACCAGATTCAGGATCGAATTGGTCACCTTCTGCATGGTACGATCCGTCTTTGTAAGTACCTGGTTCAGCAGGGCCTGCATCTAGAGCTTTTTTAGAAAGATTAGCTAGGTCACTAACATGAATGGATACGCCAGTGATTGCATCTGTTTTGCCTTCTGCATTGAGCGTAATGGCTGCTGGGTCTTGTTTATCTATTAGGAATTTCTCTGCAGAAGCAGCTTGTTCATACCAGTTGGCTTGGGCATTTCCTTTTTCTTTCATGCCATATTTACCGGCTTTATCTAATGCTTTCTTATCAGGGCCACCCTTATTACTTACAAAGTTCCAATCCGCTGTAGCAATCTTGCCATCTTTAACGGTAAGAACGATATAAGGCTTCCATCCACTTGCTGCATCAAATTCTCCTTCAGCATAATAGGAGCCATCCGCATGCTTACCAGATTCTTCTGTCGCCGCTGGCGTTGTAGAATCCGTAGTTGTTGCTGGTTCTGTAGTGACTGGAGCAGCATTCTCTTCCTTACCACATGCTGCAAGCATCCCCACTAGTAACAAGCTGCATAAAAGAACAGACCATTTCTTTTTCATTTGTATTGACCTCCATTTTTTTTTATAAAGTATATATATTAAAATGTTGCGTTGCACATTTTAATAACATAATTGCATTTAATTACCTTAATAGTTAATTAAGAGAAAATATATAATTGATATATTTAATATTTTAAATATAAAATATTTATGTATTTCGGTGATATCGTACCACGATATGTATCCCTATTAATGTGAAAAAAATCACATCAAAGGGACA
The nucleotide sequence above comes from Paenibacillus sp. IHBB 10380. Encoded proteins:
- a CDS encoding FAD-dependent oxidoreductase encodes the protein MKKIVVLGGGYGGVLTAKKLASKFKKNDDIAIQLIDRNPYHTLLTELHEVAANRTPEDAVKVDLKKIFANQKVDVVLDDIQNIDFKSKKLKSDKATYAYDYLVIGTGSKPTFFGIPGAEENTFSLWSFDDAVRLKQQIRNMFSEASKESDPIIRKTKLSFVVVGAGFTGVELVGEMAEFRDELCKEFYIEPKDVRLVVADMAPKILPILPDKLIAKSEKHLRKMGVEIITSAKITGVEPTAVKLGDQEVAANTIIWTAGVEGSDLVGTLDVKQEGRKRIVTNDKLQSLDHENVYVVGDNIFYIPEGETRPVPQMVENAEAAAPIIAHNIHSDVTGKDKKSYKPTFHGTMVSIGSRYGVANVGLPSKMFMLTGFMALLSKHFINMFYLSMVAGFNKVWTYMMHEFFHVENRRSFLGGHFSKRSPNFWLVPLRIYLGWMWLHEGWEKLGKIIEEPSRIFLIPASPLADATSAASEAVSNVAQAVDAQTAASAVASTGETLTALPVPGFITSLMNTFMDIFFYHADGSYTILAQVFQTGMVLAEITFGILLILGLFTAIASIATVGMGVMIWTSGMAPYEMLWFVTAAIATIGGSGSVFGLDYYVLPWLKKQWKKIPLVRRWYLFTD